The DNA segment AGACCGGCATCTTCCCCTGATGGCCTTGGCTGCCAAGCCGGTCTGGAGACCGGCGCTCCCAGCGCAAAGCCTTTGACCGCCCCGGAATAACCGGCTAAGCCGTCCGCCTCCCATGAACGAGTCCATCGCCTCCATCCAGACCGATGCCCTGGAACGCATCGCCAACGCAGCAGACGAGCGCGCGCTCGAAGACGCCCGCGTGGGGGTGCTGGGCAAGAAAGGCACGCTCACCCTTGCCCAGGCTGGCATCAAGGATGTGCCGAAGGAAGAGAAGGCCGCCTTCGGCCAGTCGCTCAATGCCGCCCGCGCCGCCATCACCTCCGCGCTGGAGGAAAAACAGGCGGCCCTCCAGGAGGTGGCGGACCGGAAGGCCCTCGACGGCGTGGATGTGACCCTGCCCGGCCGCCCGGTCCTCACCGGTGCGCTCCACCCGCTCACCCAGATCCGTGACGAGGCTATCGGCATCCTCCGCCGCATGGGCTTCGCCCTCGCGGACGGCCCGGAGATCGAGGATGAGTTCCACTGCTTCGACGCGCTGAACACGCCCGCCGACCACCCGGCCCGCAACGAGAAGGACACCTTCTATTTCGACTCCGGAAAACTCCTCCGCACCCACACCTCCAGCGTGCAGGTGCGCACCATGGAGTCGCAGGCGCCGCCGCTGCGCATTATCGCGCCCGGCTCCGCCTACCGCCGGGACGAGATCGATGCGACGCATCTTTCCGTCTTCAACCAGCTCGAGGGTCTCTACGTCGCGGAGGATGTCTCCCTGCCGGACCTGAAGGGCACGCTGGAGTATTTCCTGCGGGAACTGTTCGGAACCACCACGGAGGTCCGCTTCCGCCCGCACTTCTTCCCGTTCACCGAACCGAGCTTCGAGATCGACGTGAAGCTCCAGGTCAAGGGTCAGGCTCCGCGCTGGATCGAGGTCGCCGGCTGCGGCATGGTGGACCCAGCCGTTTTCTCCGCCGTCAACGCCGCACGGAAGGACAACGCATTCGACCCGGAAAAGGTCACCGGCTTCGCCTTCGGCATGGGCCTCGACCGCCTCGCCATGATCCGCTGGGGCATCAAGGACATCCGCCTCCTCATCGAAAACGACGTCCGTTTCCTCAAACAATTCGCCTGAAAAAAGAACCGCGAATGAACGCGAATCAACGCCAATAAGGATATTTCATTCGCGTCTATTGGCGTCCATTAGCGGTTTAAAAGCATTTCCCTCTTCCTGTCATGAAAACGTCCCTCAACTGGCTCGGCAGCCACCTGAATCTCTCCGGAAAATCGATCAAGGAGATCGATGACCTCTTCACCTTCGCGGGTGTCGAGGTCGAAGGCATCGAGACGAAGGGCATCGCTTCGGAAAAGATCGTGGTCGCACAGATCATGGAGGCCGTGCAGCACCCGAACGCGGACAAGCTGAAGGTCACTCAGGTGGACGTGGGCGAGGGGACGCTGCGGCAGATCGTCTGCGGCGCGAAGAACTACAAGGTGGGGGACAAGGTGCCCTGCGCCCTGCCCGGTGCCGCACTTCCCGGTGGTTTCACTATCGGTGAGACGAAGATGCGCGGTGTCGATTCCCGTGGCATGCTCTGCGCCGCGGAGGAGATCGGCCTGCCGAAGGGTGAGGACGGCCTGCTCATCCTGCCGGAGGACTCCGTCATCGGGAAGCCCGTGAAGGAGATGTTCGATTCCGACGTCCTGCTGGAGCTGGAGGTCACTCCAAACCGCCCGGACCTGTTGAGCCACCGTGGCATGGGCCGGGAGCTCGCCACCCTGCTGCGCACGCCTTTCCTTCCGCTGGAAATCCCGGCTGTGGAAAAGGTCTCCGAAGACGCCGCCGTGATCCACATTGAGGCCACGGACGCCTGTCCGTTCTACACCGCTGTCCGCATCAAGGGTGTGAAGGTGCAGGAAAGCCCGGCTTGGCTGAAGAAGCGCTTGGAATCCATCGGACTGCGCCCGATCAACAACGTCGTCGATATCACGAACTTCGTGCTCCACGAACTCGGCCAGCCGCTGCACGCCTTTGATGCCGCGAAGGTCAGCGGCGCGATTGTCGTCCGCCACGCCAACGACGGCGAGGTGTTCAGCGCGCTCGATGAATCGGAGCATGAACTGGTCTCCGGCGACCTGCTCATTTCGGATGAATCCGGAGCCGCGCTAGCCCTCGGCGGCGTGATGGGTGGCGCGGAGAGCGGCGTCACGGAGGAGACCACGGAGATCCTGCTGGAGTCCGCCTGGTTCACCCCGCAGGGAATCCGCCGCACCTCCCGCCGCACCGCGCTTTCCTCTGACTCCTCCTACCGCTTCGAGCGTGGGGTGGACCCGCAGGGCGTGCTGCCTGCCTCCGCGCTGGCCGTGAAGCTCATCCTGGAAACCGCGGGCGGTGATGCCGGCGTGACCTTCGCCTCCGGCACCGCACCCGCGCTGACGAAGCCGGTGGCACTGGATGAAAGGAAGCTCAACCAGCTCATGGGCGGATCGATCTCACTGGATGCCGCGGAGGAGATCCTCACCCGTCTGGGCCTGTCGAAACTCACCGACGGCACCTGGGATGTCCCGTCGTTCCGTGCGGACCTCCAGCGTCACATCGACCTCGTCGAGGAGATCGCCCGCGTCCATGGCCTGGACAACGTGCCATCCCGTTTTCTCGGTGCCTTCGTGCCGCAGAGCGCCGTGGACAAGGCGTATGACGCGGACATGGTCTTGCGCCGCCGCCTCGCCGCGCTCGGCCTCTACGAGTGCCAGACCATCAAGCTCATCTCGGACGCCCAGGTGGCGGACGGGCTGCCGCTGCGCCCGCTGCAGGATGGCGACATCATCCGCGTGAAACTCCCGCTCAGCGAGGACCACGCCGTCATGCGCCCCAGCATCGTCCCCGGCCTGGTTGCCAGCGCCGCGCGCAACGTGCGCCAGCAGCAGAAGGCGCTCCGCTTCTTCGAAATGGGCCGCGTGTTCCGCAATGCGGGCGGCGGCAAGGCGAAGGACCAGGAAAGCGAAACGCTCGGCATCCTCGTCTCCGGCAGCACCAACACCGGCGGCTGGGCACAGGCCGACCGCACCGCGGATCTCTATGACCTGAAGGGCATCCTCGGCGCCCTCCTGCCGAACCGGACCATCCGCTTCACGCCGAAGGAACGCGACGGCTTCGCGCTCGGCAGCGACATCAAGGCGGATGACCAGAACATCGGCGCTTTCGCCCGTCTGTCGCTGGCGAAGGAACGCGCGCTCGACTTCACCTCCGCCGTGTATGTTGCGGAGCTGGATCTTGCCAAGGTGCGCAAGCTCCTGGCCGGCATCACCCAGGTGGAGGACCTGCCGCAGTTCCCGGGTTCGTCCCGCGACGCGGCGATGGAAATCCCCGCCGCCACCGCGAACGCGCAGATCGAAGCCGTGATCGCCAAGCACGCCGAGCCGCTCCTGACCGGTTCCGAATGCTTCGACGTCTTCACCGACCCGACCGGCGTGAAACTCCCCGCCGACCGCAAGTCCGTGGCCTACCGCTTCCACTACCGCGCCGCGGACCGCACGCTCAAGGCAGAGGAAGTCGATGCCGCGCACCAGAAAGTGCTCGCCGCACTGGCCACCGGCCTCGGTGTGAAGTTCCGCTGAGGCTGCTGGAGAAAGCCCGCTGGGAGCGCCGGTCTCCAGACCGGCATCTTCATCGGGATGGAGCGCCGACTTCAGTCGGCTCCGGAGAATCCAGCCAGCGAAGCCAAGCCGGCTGAAGCCGGCGCTCCATTCGCTGTCCCGTTGGTCCATCAAAACTTATTGGGTGCATGATGCCGAGATCTTCTCTCCTCGCTCGCGCGTTGGGAGGATCCGGTTTTGGTGGAAGTTGCTTCCATCGGACGGTTGGGCATTCTCTTGGGAATGGATCGCGCACGCACTGTCATGAGAGGGCTTTTCAGAAGCCGCGTCCTCTGGTTCGTCGTCGGGATGGCTTGGTTGCCTTCGTTCAAATACATGGGCCGATACACCAGGGAACCCACCGCTTTTGAGGCGATGGGCTGGGTCCCACGTCACCATGAGAGCAAGTATCTCTCCAAGGTCCCTTCCGAATTTGACTATACCCTGCAGTTCCCGGGGGATCGGGAGAAGTTCGAGGCATTCATCAAACGGATGAACCTGCAGGATCACAAGGTGTCCGATGACGAATACAAGAGGGAGGCTGATGGCGGTGGGATGAAGGCGACCTTCTCCCCCGACCGGAAGGGATTCGAGATCGAGTTCAGCTCGTGGAAGATTTGATCATGGTACTCCGCACGTGCGGAATCTGCGGGCTTGCATGATCCGCCAGGGTCTGGTGTCTTCCCTGCCGATGACCTGATGCGGGGTGCATGGAATCCGGTGAGAGCCCGGAACAGTCGCGCTGCGGTATCCGATGGACGAATTCCCACACAGCCAATCTCCGCGCGAGCGGGGGTGAAGGCGGGAAGGAGGCGGGGAGGGCGGGAGAGATTCCGTTCCCCCACAGTCGGGAGTCCGAATACTTCACCCCGTTTCGTTCGTCCCGGTGCCGTTCATCCGGATGCGGCGCCGTGTATGCCCTTCCGCGCAAGAGGGGTTTGGGACGGAGAATGCCCGAGTGCCATCCACGCGGGTTTTCCTCTTCTCGTGTCCGGGTCATCCACAGAATCAGAAGAGAAAACATGAAAATCAACATCGTCAGGGTGTTCGCCGTTGCGTGTACCCTGCTCTCCGCCAGCTTTGCCGGGGCCGCCAACATCATCCTCGGGTCCGGCACGGACGTTTCCTACCTCGTGCTGGAATCCCCGAACATCGGGAGCCGCACCTACGAAATTTACTACACCTACAGTAGCGGATCTCCGTTGGACACCTGGGGTCTGCTCCAGATCATCGACTCCGCGGAGAGCGATCTTTCCATCAGCGCGGACAACTACGGCACGGTCGGGGAGCCGAACTATTTCATCTCCGCCATCACCTGGATGGGGGTGACGGAAACGAACGCCGGGGCCCCTGACTACGCGCCGTATTGGGTGCAGTCCGTGGCGGGTGGACTGGCCGGATATCCGACGGGTGTCCCTGTTGCGGATGGTTCATGGTCGGAAGGCAGCGGTGTCTCCGCTCCTTTCCGGGTGGTCGCACCGGGTTCCTGGGACGGTCTGGTGTATGGTGCGTATGGGACCGTTCCCAGCGTGAATCCCGTGCCGGAGCCCGTTGCATCCGTGATGGTGTTGATGGGCGGCGCACTGGTCTGGCGCCGCCGCAGGGCGCGCTGAGCCCAAACCAACCATTTGCGATGGCGGGATCTTCCAGCCTCGCCGTATTTTCGGCGCTCCTGCTCGCCGTGGCTTCCGCCACGGGCGAGGAAGTGATGCCTGAAATCGTGGTGGAAGCATGGCGGGGGGCTGTGCTTCCACCACACTTCGCGGGAAACGCGACCGTCATCGATGAGGAGGAAATCACCTCCTCCGGTGTCCGCTCCGTGGCGGAATTGTTGGCGGTGAAGGGCGGCGTGCGGTTGACCAGCACCTCCGGAAATGCTGCGGCGGGTGCGCTGCACCTCCGGGGGTTCGGGGAAAATTCCTCTTCCCGTGTGCTGGTGATGGTGGATGGGCGTCCGGTGAACCGCCCGGACATGGCGGCGGTGTCCCTGCTGGAGGTGCCCCTTTCCCGGATCGTCCGGGTGGAGATCCTGCGGGGTGCGCAGACCGCCCGTTTCGGAGACAATGCGGCGGCGGGGGTTATCAATCTCGTCACCCGCACCCCTTCGGGAAACGGGAGCGGTTATCTCGAAGCCGCCGGGGGCAGTGACGGACTCGCCATCCAGCGCCTGGGTTACGGTGTCCGGTACGGCGCGGACGGCATCCGCGTCGATCTGGAAAGGAACTTTTCAGACGGCTGGCGGGACAACGCGATGAGCGAGATGGAGTCCGCCCATTTTCGTTGGGACCGGCGGCTCGGCCACGGATGGGAGGTGGATGCGGGCATGGGCTGGTCGGATGAACTCACCGGCTTTCCCGGACCATTGTCAGAGGCGAGGTACCGGGACGATCCCCGGCAGTCGATCTACGTGCAGGCCGGACAAGAGGATCAGTATTTTTCGGAACAGGAGCAATGGAAGGCAGATGTCACCCTGGGCTGGAAGGGCGGCCAGGGGATGGGCGTGGACCTGCCGCTGGCGTGGTCCCGCCGGGACCAGGCATGGAACTTCGGCCCCGGATCCCACACGGACAACCTGCTGGATTCCGTCACCTTCCGCCCGGAATGGAGCTGGCGGACCGCTGGGCTGGATGTCCGGACCGGGCTGAACATCCGGCATGACTCGCTCGATCTCACCCAATACCGGGAGATCCAGCGGCAGAGGAAAACCGCGGTCGCGGACCTCGAACGCATGGTCTATGGGGTATCCACCGCGGTGGACTGGGAACCATGGCAAGGGTGGCACCTCGGCTTTGCCGGCAGGCTGGAAGGCTCCCGGGTGGACGCCCGTGCGGAGAGCATCCGCTTTCCGTGGGACCCGGATTTGAATTTCGACAGGGGCGGTAGTGAACTGAACCATGCGCTGCAGCTCGGCCTCCGCTGGGAGGGGGATTCCGCGGATGGATGGTTGCGCTATGACCGGCTCTACCGTCTGCCTTCCACGGATGAGATCGCCTCCTACCAGGGCTTTCCCATGTCGGAGCCTTTCAATGACCGCCTGGAGGCGGAAACCGGCCACCAGGTCGAGCTGGGCGGCGAATGGCGGCGGGACGGCTGGAGGTGCCGGTTGAATGGATTCGTCCAGTGGCTCGATGGTGAGATCGCCTATGACTACCTCCGGAATTTGAACGTGAACCTCGAGGAAACCCGCCGCTACGGGGTGGAGACGGAGCTGGGCTGGAACTCCGCCCGTTGGGATCTTCTGTTCCGCCACACCTGGCTGGATGCCCGGCAGCGATCCGGCGAATATTCCGGAAAGGAAATCTACCTTGTTCCGCAGCATGAGTTCTCCGCCGTGGCCGGTTGGCGTCCCATGGAGCGTTGGCTGGTACAGGCGGAATACCAATACACCGGCAGTTCCTTCGAGGGGAACGATCTGTCCAACAACCAACCGAAGCTGCCCTCCCATGCCACTGCGAACCTCATGGTGCGCTGGGAGGGTCGTGACGGATGGTCCGTCTATGGGCGGGTGAACAACCTCGCCGATGAGCGGTATGCGACGGTGAAATACAATGGAGTCTGGTATCCTGCGGCGGGCCGGCAGTATCAGATCGGCATCCGGAAAGAGTTCTGAACATGAAAAAGGCGCTTCTGATTTTCTCCGCATTGTGGCCCCTGGCCGCCGGTGCGGGTGATTTTCCACCTCCCGCCGGGGCTCCAGGCTCCACCGCCATCAGCCATACGGACCCCCGCTTCGTTGGTTGGGCGAAAGGTTATCTCCCGCCGCAGTATGGCGCGGGTGTCGATGGGATCTGGAAGACTCCGGATCTGGCGTTGGGAGCGGCAGGTACGGATCCCATGCATATCGTCTGCCTTGGGAATGGTGGCAGGATGACCCTCGTTTTCCCCCATCCCATCCGCAACGGACAGGGCGCGGACTTCGCCGTCTTTGAAAATGCCTTCAACCACACCTTCCTGGAACTGGCCTTCGTGGAAGTTTCCAGCGACGGGGTGAACTACCACCGCTTTCCGGCGATTTCGGATACGGTCGAGCCTGCTGGCGGCTTCGGCGGGATCGATGCGACGGAGATCCACAACCTTGCGGGAAAATACCGGGGCGGCTATGGCACTCCGTTTGATTTGGATGAGATCCTGGATGCGCCGCTTCTGGACAAGGAGAACGTGCGGTTCGTCAGGATCGTGGACATCATTGGGGACGGGAGTACGAGCGACAGCCGCGGCGAGCCGATTTATGACCCGTGGCCGGTCGAAGGCTCCGGCGGGTTTGATCTGGACGCCATCGGGGTGATCCACCAGAACGACGGGCCGTTCCGCGTCACCCGCGCCGTCGCTGGAGAAACGGTTTTCACGCTGGAGTGGGAGAGCAACCCGGGCACCAGCTACCGGATCGAGACATCCACCTCGCTGGACCCTGCGGAGGCATGGCTGCCGGTGGATCAGGTGGCGGGCAGCCAGCTTTCCGGAACCACCATTTTCCCCGCACCGGCGGATCCGGCGGAAACCCGGCGCTTCTGGAGGGTGGTGCGTCTGGACTAATCGCTTGACTGCCGGGGAATCGGCGGATTCCTTCCGCGCATGCTTCGCCAAGTCCTGAAGTCAAAGATGCACCGCGCCATGATCACGTCCTCGGATGTGGACTATGAAGGCAGCATCGAGATCGACACCGAGCTCATGGAGGCGGCGGGCCTGTGGGAGGGTGAGAAGGTGCTGGTCGCCTCCATCACCAGCGGCAACCGTCTGGAGACCTACGTGCAGGCGGGGGTTCCCGGTTCCAGGGAAATCATCATCAATGGCGGCGCCGCCCACCGGATCAAGAAAGGCGAGCGGGTGGCTATCATGGCCTTCGCTGTTTCCGATGTCCCGGTCGTGCCGAAAAAGATCCTCCTTGATGAGGAGAACCACATCATCCGCAGGAACTGAATTTCAGGGATAGCGGCGGATCGGGCATGGTTTAAACAAATTGACCCGACATATCTCCCGTGGCAGGTTTCCCGGGCGTATGAAGTATTTACCGGTCCTCTCCGCCACCGCCGCTCTCGCCCTTGTGGGGTGCGCATCCATGAACGCCCCGCTCACCTCCAGCGGGAGCTTCGATCCTCTTTCCGCTGCCGGTGGCTCGGTCCGTAGCGGAACCAGCACGGCTTCCAGCTTCAAGGCCGGTCAATTCGTCCGCGCCGCCATCGACAACACCGCGTTTTTCAGCAAGCGCCCGAAAGGTGATGCGGATGCCGACAAACTTCTTCCCCGGAACACGGAGATGAAGGTGATCTCAGTGGACTCCAGCTATGTGAAGGTGGAGCTGGACAGCGGTGAGGTGGGCTTTGTCCCCGCGGTGATGGTGCAGGACCCGAATGCGGTGGTGACCGATACCAGCGGCATGGTTGTCTATCCACCGCTCCCTGCGGGAGGTGGCATCGTCGAGCCGCTGCCGAACATGACCCCCACGGATGTGCCTCCGGGAGGCGTTCCGCCGGTCATTTCCGTGGATCCGTCCGCACCGGTGCCTCCCGCTCCCGCCGCCACTGGAGATCCCTCCACCGCGCCCGGCACATCACCCGCCGCCACTCCTGCGGCCCCTGCAGCACCCACCCCGCCTCCGCTCCCTCCGGGCGGTGAGGATGTTTCCCCGGGGAAAGAATCCGAGTAACCTGCTGCCAGCGGTTCCACACCATCTCCTCATCAAAGCCGGTGCTCCACAGGGACACCGGCTTTTCTTTTTTGGAGAAGGACCGCGACAGGTGATCAGGCGCGATAGCGCTCGTAGGCTTCCACGATGCGTCCGACGACCGGGTGGCGGACGATGTCCTGCTTCGCGAAGCGCAGGAAGGTGATGCCGTCGATGCTCTGCAAGGCGTGTTCCGCTTCCGAAAGGCCGGATCTCACCCCGGGCTTCAGGTCCACCTGGGAACCATCGCCGGTGACGACCATGCGCGAGTCCTCTCCAAGACGGGTCAGGGTCATGAACATCTGCTCGCGGGTGGTGTTCTGGGCCTCATCCAGGATGATGAATGAACGGGAAAGCGTGCGTCCGCGCATGAAAGCAAGCGGGGCGATTTCAATGGTGCCGTCCTCCAGGTAGCGCTGCGCTTCCTCCGGATCCAGCATGTCATGGATGGCGTCGTAGAGCGGCCGCAGGTAGGGAGCCACCTTTTCACGGAGGTCCCCGGGCAGGAAGCCGAGAGCTTCGCCTGCCTCCACGGCGGGGCGGGTGAGGACGATGCGTTGGATCGCTTTCTTCTTCAGCATGGTCAGCGCCATGGCCATCGCCAGGTAGGTTTTCCCGGTTCCCGCGGGGCCGAGCCCGAAGATGACATCGTGGGTCTCCATGGCCCGGATGTAGGCCAGTTGGTTGGGCGTCCGCGGGACCACCGGTTTGCGTCCCTTCGAGCCGACCAGCTTCACTCCGGACAACTCGGACACGCCGACTTCAGCGCCCGTGGCAGCCGCTTCCACCGCCAGGCGGAAGTCGCGGGTCTCTATTTCCCGGCCGTTGCGGCGCGCGGTTTCCAGGTCGTCGAACACGGCTTTCGCCCTGGCCAATGCAGCCGGTTTTCCGGAAAGAAGGATCCATCCTTCGCGGGTGACCGCCTTCACTTCGAGCATCGTTTCCAGCACGTTCAGGTTCCGCACGTCATCCGCGAACAGGGAATGGAGGAACTGGGGGGTATCGAACTCAAGTTTGATCTCGTCGGCAGCGGTATCGATCATTGGCAGTGAATAATCTAACGCCGGAACCGGGACCGGTCAATCATCCGGCTTGCTCCGTTCTT comes from the Luteolibacter sp. SL250 genome and includes:
- the pheS gene encoding phenylalanine--tRNA ligase subunit alpha, with product MNESIASIQTDALERIANAADERALEDARVGVLGKKGTLTLAQAGIKDVPKEEKAAFGQSLNAARAAITSALEEKQAALQEVADRKALDGVDVTLPGRPVLTGALHPLTQIRDEAIGILRRMGFALADGPEIEDEFHCFDALNTPADHPARNEKDTFYFDSGKLLRTHTSSVQVRTMESQAPPLRIIAPGSAYRRDEIDATHLSVFNQLEGLYVAEDVSLPDLKGTLEYFLRELFGTTTEVRFRPHFFPFTEPSFEIDVKLQVKGQAPRWIEVAGCGMVDPAVFSAVNAARKDNAFDPEKVTGFAFGMGLDRLAMIRWGIKDIRLLIENDVRFLKQFA
- the pheT gene encoding phenylalanine--tRNA ligase subunit beta yields the protein MKTSLNWLGSHLNLSGKSIKEIDDLFTFAGVEVEGIETKGIASEKIVVAQIMEAVQHPNADKLKVTQVDVGEGTLRQIVCGAKNYKVGDKVPCALPGAALPGGFTIGETKMRGVDSRGMLCAAEEIGLPKGEDGLLILPEDSVIGKPVKEMFDSDVLLELEVTPNRPDLLSHRGMGRELATLLRTPFLPLEIPAVEKVSEDAAVIHIEATDACPFYTAVRIKGVKVQESPAWLKKRLESIGLRPINNVVDITNFVLHELGQPLHAFDAAKVSGAIVVRHANDGEVFSALDESEHELVSGDLLISDESGAALALGGVMGGAESGVTEETTEILLESAWFTPQGIRRTSRRTALSSDSSYRFERGVDPQGVLPASALAVKLILETAGGDAGVTFASGTAPALTKPVALDERKLNQLMGGSISLDAAEEILTRLGLSKLTDGTWDVPSFRADLQRHIDLVEEIARVHGLDNVPSRFLGAFVPQSAVDKAYDADMVLRRRLAALGLYECQTIKLISDAQVADGLPLRPLQDGDIIRVKLPLSEDHAVMRPSIVPGLVASAARNVRQQQKALRFFEMGRVFRNAGGGKAKDQESETLGILVSGSTNTGGWAQADRTADLYDLKGILGALLPNRTIRFTPKERDGFALGSDIKADDQNIGAFARLSLAKERALDFTSAVYVAELDLAKVRKLLAGITQVEDLPQFPGSSRDAAMEIPAATANAQIEAVIAKHAEPLLTGSECFDVFTDPTGVKLPADRKSVAYRFHYRAADRTLKAEEVDAAHQKVLAALATGLGVKFR
- a CDS encoding TonB-dependent receptor, which produces MAGSSSLAVFSALLLAVASATGEEVMPEIVVEAWRGAVLPPHFAGNATVIDEEEITSSGVRSVAELLAVKGGVRLTSTSGNAAAGALHLRGFGENSSSRVLVMVDGRPVNRPDMAAVSLLEVPLSRIVRVEILRGAQTARFGDNAAAGVINLVTRTPSGNGSGYLEAAGGSDGLAIQRLGYGVRYGADGIRVDLERNFSDGWRDNAMSEMESAHFRWDRRLGHGWEVDAGMGWSDELTGFPGPLSEARYRDDPRQSIYVQAGQEDQYFSEQEQWKADVTLGWKGGQGMGVDLPLAWSRRDQAWNFGPGSHTDNLLDSVTFRPEWSWRTAGLDVRTGLNIRHDSLDLTQYREIQRQRKTAVADLERMVYGVSTAVDWEPWQGWHLGFAGRLEGSRVDARAESIRFPWDPDLNFDRGGSELNHALQLGLRWEGDSADGWLRYDRLYRLPSTDEIASYQGFPMSEPFNDRLEAETGHQVELGGEWRRDGWRCRLNGFVQWLDGEIAYDYLRNLNVNLEETRRYGVETELGWNSARWDLLFRHTWLDARQRSGEYSGKEIYLVPQHEFSAVAGWRPMERWLVQAEYQYTGSSFEGNDLSNNQPKLPSHATANLMVRWEGRDGWSVYGRVNNLADERYATVKYNGVWYPAAGRQYQIGIRKEF
- a CDS encoding aspartate 1-decarboxylase encodes the protein MLRQVLKSKMHRAMITSSDVDYEGSIEIDTELMEAAGLWEGEKVLVASITSGNRLETYVQAGVPGSREIIINGGAAHRIKKGERVAIMAFAVSDVPVVPKKILLDEENHIIRRN
- a CDS encoding PhoH family protein encodes the protein MIDTAADEIKLEFDTPQFLHSLFADDVRNLNVLETMLEVKAVTREGWILLSGKPAALARAKAVFDDLETARRNGREIETRDFRLAVEAAATGAEVGVSELSGVKLVGSKGRKPVVPRTPNQLAYIRAMETHDVIFGLGPAGTGKTYLAMAMALTMLKKKAIQRIVLTRPAVEAGEALGFLPGDLREKVAPYLRPLYDAIHDMLDPEEAQRYLEDGTIEIAPLAFMRGRTLSRSFIILDEAQNTTREQMFMTLTRLGEDSRMVVTGDGSQVDLKPGVRSGLSEAEHALQSIDGITFLRFAKQDIVRHPVVGRIVEAYERYRA